A stretch of Aureispira sp. CCB-E DNA encodes these proteins:
- the sppA gene encoding signal peptide peptidase SppA — protein MSSEKPQVIKAKVGFFKLFFTSCLGTLLALGVIVGGFIFVGYQASQGGLPVIKPNTVLKLQFNQPIPELSNNSAQDPYDFQDMLNENLGLTDICKLIDIAVNDDNIKGIYLDLNSVPLGWASSKVLHDKLLEFKESGKFVMAYSNYYDQKSYYFASVASPVYIHPQGGFSFYGFAGEMTYFKGLMDKLGVTFQIFYAGKFKSATEPFRLTEMSPENRKQVTEYMSGMYDMYLEDLAAARNIDAAELARIANNALVREPQDAVTHKLVDATKYKDEVLDELRSKLGTAEDDKIEVATLKKYVSVHKNELKSNNGSDKIAVVYAEGSIVDGEGEKGSIGGDKYASIIRKLRKDEDVKAIVMRVNSGGGSALASDIIWRELEKAKEQGIKVMTSMGDVAASGGYYIASNSERIFAEDRTITGSIGVFGMIPNMRGLLENHLGVTMDTVKIGRYSMMSRGSAYYKFSEEEGQIIQESVDQVYKTFKTRVSEGRGMSMAAVDSVAQGRVWLGKKALEIGLVDELGGLDDAINAIAKSANLTEDNYSVVGYPKTKSFEERLAAVLGGEDDEDEIKTQLLQELKSSLTSSQYNEYIEYIKAVETVKSMKGVQMRLPYHIDIK, from the coding sequence ATGAGTTCTGAGAAACCTCAAGTTATAAAAGCAAAAGTTGGCTTTTTTAAACTTTTTTTCACTTCCTGTCTAGGCACGTTGCTGGCATTGGGAGTAATTGTTGGAGGTTTTATTTTTGTTGGATACCAAGCATCACAAGGTGGTCTCCCTGTAATAAAACCCAATACTGTTTTAAAACTACAATTCAATCAGCCTATTCCTGAATTGTCGAACAACTCGGCACAAGACCCTTATGATTTTCAAGATATGTTAAACGAGAATCTTGGTTTAACAGACATTTGCAAATTGATTGATATTGCCGTAAACGATGACAACATCAAAGGTATTTACTTGGACTTGAACTCGGTACCATTGGGATGGGCGTCTTCAAAAGTTTTGCACGATAAATTATTAGAATTTAAAGAAAGTGGCAAGTTTGTAATGGCTTACAGCAATTATTACGATCAAAAAAGCTATTACTTTGCTTCTGTTGCTTCTCCTGTATACATTCATCCTCAAGGAGGCTTCTCTTTCTATGGTTTTGCTGGTGAGATGACTTATTTCAAAGGCTTAATGGATAAACTTGGTGTTACATTTCAAATCTTTTATGCTGGTAAATTCAAATCTGCTACAGAGCCGTTTCGTCTTACAGAAATGTCTCCCGAAAATCGCAAGCAAGTAACGGAATACATGAGTGGTATGTATGATATGTATTTAGAAGATTTGGCAGCGGCACGCAATATTGATGCTGCAGAATTGGCACGCATTGCCAACAATGCACTTGTTAGAGAACCTCAAGATGCTGTTACGCACAAGTTAGTTGATGCAACTAAATACAAAGACGAAGTATTGGACGAATTACGCAGTAAATTAGGGACTGCTGAAGATGACAAAATAGAAGTTGCTACGCTCAAAAAATATGTATCTGTTCATAAAAATGAACTAAAATCTAACAATGGTTCAGATAAGATTGCTGTTGTGTATGCCGAAGGAAGTATCGTTGATGGCGAAGGAGAAAAAGGGTCTATTGGAGGTGATAAATACGCAAGCATTATCCGAAAATTGCGTAAAGATGAAGATGTAAAAGCAATTGTAATGCGTGTTAATTCTGGTGGTGGTAGTGCTTTGGCTTCTGATATTATTTGGAGAGAATTAGAAAAGGCAAAAGAACAAGGTATCAAAGTGATGACTTCTATGGGAGACGTTGCGGCTTCTGGTGGTTACTATATTGCTTCTAACTCAGAGCGCATCTTTGCAGAAGATCGTACGATCACAGGGTCTATTGGTGTTTTTGGTATGATTCCTAACATGAGAGGTTTGTTAGAAAATCACTTGGGAGTAACAATGGATACGGTTAAGATTGGTCGATACTCTATGATGTCTAGAGGTAGTGCTTATTACAAATTCAGCGAAGAAGAAGGACAAATCATTCAAGAAAGTGTTGACCAAGTGTACAAAACCTTTAAAACACGTGTTAGTGAAGGTCGTGGCATGAGTATGGCAGCTGTTGATAGTGTTGCACAAGGACGTGTCTGGTTAGGTAAAAAAGCCCTTGAAATCGGCTTGGTTGACGAATTGGGTGGTTTGGATGATGCTATTAATGCAATTGCTAAATCAGCTAACTTGACGGAAGACAATTATAGTGTTGTAGGCTATCCAAAAACAAAATCATTTGAAGAACGCCTAGCAGCTGTTTTAGGTGGTGAAGACGATGAAGATGAAATCAAAACTCAGTTGCTGCAAGAGTTAAAATCTTCGTTGACGAGTAGCCAATACAACGAATACATTGAGTATATCAAAGCAGTGGAAACCGTTAAGTCTATGAAAGGAGTTCAAATGCGCCTTCCTTATCATATAGATATCAAGTAG
- a CDS encoding M1 family aminopeptidase, which produces MFVEFFKREISMSIKRPMIWIFFLIITLLVSGAIASDNIIIGGSVGNIYKNAPHVLTQYTIILLLICLMMPAAFFNNAALRDYNHKFNEILFSTPIQKSGYYFGRFMGALVLSIIPFLGIFVGFFLGSQIALATGSVDAERIGPIYGSAFFNNLVLFIIPNLFIAGAIIFSIANKWRNTVVSFVGALVIIVAYFASGSLASNLDNETLAALSDTFGIRTYSIDTKYATTVEKNTIGASFSWLLVVNRLIWIGIGLMVLVGSYFSFSFAEKKSTSKAKQTTNAGKTSPKSLLKPAFTTAFNRQTTWLSFISFFKLNFYSITRSTTYKVLFIFSGIMLFTSLFGGFEYYGLQSYPVTYKMLDALNGSLVVFEIIIVVFFSGELVWRDRMAKINEVIDVTPHNSIVALFARVIALVSTVSIIHFAAMIICMLYQILNGYYNLQIGLYLQMFLLKILPIFIFWSFTLVFVQILCNNLYIGYFISVILIFILELIFLMFDVQSNMVNLGATPSLTYSDMNGFGPALISILWFNLYWILLGVVLLGFGGLIWVRGASTGLSSRLKSIKKHLNPRYAIGLGIASILWIATASFVFYNTQVINEYDSSDATEKLLVNYEKNYKKYQGIPQPKITDVTYNIDIFPKSRTVLSNSKVVLTNKSHHAIDSLHFIVDEDWNMSVTVPNAKLVFEDEEIGYLIYQLDAPLAPHQTTTITVDASYVPKGFENEVSNLSVAQNGTFLNNSNILPFIGYNESIELREKYTRKKYDLGPKKYMPTLESPCSDHCMSNYLTNGGADWVNVETYISTSEDQVAIAPGTLVQETKEGGRKKYHYKVDRASQNFYSFMSAKYEIAQRNWQGIDIEIYYDKQHSYNIDMMLDAVQNSLEYFTKNFGPYYHKQARIIEFPRYSTFAQAFPGTMPYSESFGFIINLEDETDNNIINAVIAHEMAHQWWAHQVIGSSMEGSTMLSESFAEYSSLMVMKNDLKDDLRMKQFLKYNFDRYLGGRSSETRKETPLYKVQNQGYIHYGKGALILYALQDYIGEDSLNQALKEFLELYRYQDPPYPTSLDFLRLLEPKVPDSLNYLMTDWFKEITLYDYRLKEASYQKLDNGNYQVDFNIEAYKLRVDSIGTETKIDFEDWVDIGIYTDDEEKELVKVERVLFDGNDLHFSLVVDKMPVKAAIDPKRLLIERTISDNVKSVVLKE; this is translated from the coding sequence ATGTTCGTAGAATTCTTCAAACGAGAGATATCCATGTCCATCAAACGACCTATGATTTGGATTTTCTTTTTAATTATAACGCTTCTTGTTTCTGGAGCTATAGCCAGCGATAATATCATTATTGGAGGTAGTGTTGGAAACATTTACAAAAATGCGCCACATGTTCTAACTCAATACACTATTATTTTGCTGCTGATTTGCTTGATGATGCCTGCTGCCTTCTTTAACAATGCTGCTCTTCGAGACTACAATCATAAGTTTAATGAAATTCTCTTTAGTACTCCCATCCAAAAATCAGGCTATTACTTCGGGCGCTTTATGGGAGCTCTTGTCTTATCTATTATTCCCTTTTTAGGTATTTTTGTTGGCTTCTTTTTAGGCAGTCAAATTGCCTTAGCAACAGGCTCTGTAGATGCCGAACGGATTGGACCTATTTATGGTAGTGCTTTTTTTAATAACCTAGTACTCTTTATTATTCCCAATCTATTCATTGCGGGTGCTATCATCTTTTCTATTGCTAACAAATGGAGAAACACCGTTGTTTCTTTTGTTGGTGCATTGGTAATCATTGTAGCCTATTTTGCTTCAGGAAGCTTGGCTTCTAATCTTGACAATGAAACACTTGCTGCTTTATCTGACACCTTCGGAATTAGAACCTATAGTATTGACACTAAATATGCTACTACGGTCGAAAAAAATACGATTGGGGCTAGTTTCAGTTGGTTATTGGTAGTCAATCGATTGATTTGGATAGGAATTGGTTTGATGGTTTTAGTTGGTTCTTATTTTTCTTTCTCATTTGCAGAAAAAAAATCAACATCCAAAGCGAAACAAACAACCAATGCAGGAAAAACATCTCCCAAAAGTCTTCTAAAACCAGCCTTTACAACTGCATTTAATCGACAAACTACTTGGTTGAGTTTTATCAGTTTCTTCAAGCTAAATTTCTATAGTATTACCCGTAGTACCACTTACAAAGTGTTATTCATTTTTAGCGGTATCATGCTATTCACCTCCCTTTTTGGAGGTTTTGAGTATTACGGTCTGCAATCTTACCCTGTTACGTACAAAATGTTAGATGCCTTGAATGGTTCTTTGGTAGTATTCGAAATCATTATTGTCGTCTTCTTTAGTGGCGAACTTGTTTGGCGAGATCGCATGGCAAAAATTAATGAGGTAATTGATGTCACCCCTCATAATTCTATTGTAGCCCTGTTTGCTAGAGTAATTGCTTTAGTTTCTACTGTCAGTATCATCCATTTTGCAGCAATGATCATTTGTATGTTGTATCAAATACTAAATGGTTATTATAATTTGCAAATAGGATTGTACCTGCAAATGTTTTTGCTTAAGATTTTACCCATTTTTATTTTTTGGTCTTTCACTTTGGTCTTTGTACAAATTCTCTGCAACAACCTGTACATTGGTTACTTTATTTCGGTTATTTTAATTTTTATTCTAGAGCTGATTTTCTTAATGTTTGACGTGCAATCAAATATGGTGAACCTAGGAGCTACGCCTTCCTTAACCTATTCAGATATGAATGGCTTTGGCCCTGCATTAATTAGTATACTTTGGTTCAACTTGTATTGGATTTTACTAGGAGTTGTTTTATTAGGTTTTGGTGGTTTAATTTGGGTTCGAGGAGCTTCCACAGGATTGAGCAGTCGTCTTAAATCCATAAAAAAACATCTGAATCCTCGCTATGCGATAGGTTTAGGAATTGCCTCTATACTATGGATAGCAACTGCTAGTTTTGTCTTTTATAACACACAAGTAATTAACGAGTACGACAGTTCTGATGCCACAGAGAAATTACTAGTCAATTATGAAAAAAATTATAAAAAATATCAAGGTATCCCTCAACCAAAAATCACGGATGTAACTTATAACATTGATATTTTCCCAAAATCTAGAACAGTGTTGAGCAATTCAAAAGTAGTGTTGACGAATAAATCACATCATGCCATTGACTCGCTACATTTTATTGTAGATGAAGACTGGAATATGAGCGTAACCGTTCCCAATGCCAAGCTAGTCTTTGAAGACGAAGAGATCGGATACTTAATTTATCAATTGGATGCCCCCTTAGCACCTCATCAAACAACTACAATTACAGTAGACGCCTCTTATGTCCCCAAAGGATTTGAAAATGAAGTTAGCAATTTGAGTGTTGCTCAAAACGGCACCTTCTTAAACAACAGTAATATCCTACCATTTATTGGTTACAACGAAAGCATCGAATTAAGAGAAAAATATACTCGAAAAAAATATGACTTGGGTCCCAAGAAATATATGCCTACCTTAGAATCTCCTTGTAGTGACCATTGCATGAGCAACTACTTGACAAATGGAGGAGCAGATTGGGTCAATGTAGAAACATACATTTCTACCTCTGAAGATCAAGTTGCCATTGCACCAGGAACATTAGTGCAAGAAACCAAAGAAGGAGGACGAAAAAAATATCATTATAAAGTAGATCGTGCTTCTCAAAACTTCTATTCTTTTATGTCTGCCAAATACGAAATAGCTCAACGCAATTGGCAAGGAATTGACATTGAAATTTATTACGACAAACAGCACTCTTACAACATTGATATGATGTTAGATGCAGTGCAGAATTCTTTAGAATATTTTACCAAAAACTTTGGTCCTTACTATCACAAACAAGCTCGTATTATTGAATTTCCAAGGTACTCTACTTTTGCACAAGCATTTCCTGGCACGATGCCATACTCAGAGTCTTTTGGTTTTATCATCAACTTGGAAGATGAAACTGATAATAATATTATTAATGCTGTTATAGCGCATGAAATGGCGCACCAATGGTGGGCACATCAAGTTATTGGTTCTAGTATGGAAGGGAGTACCATGCTGTCTGAAAGTTTTGCAGAGTACTCTTCTTTGATGGTTATGAAAAATGACCTAAAGGACGACTTGCGAATGAAACAGTTTTTAAAATATAATTTTGATCGTTATCTCGGGGGGCGTAGTTCTGAAACACGAAAAGAAACACCCTTGTACAAAGTACAAAATCAAGGGTATATTCATTATGGGAAAGGTGCTTTGATTTTATATGCTTTGCAAGATTATATCGGGGAAGATAGCCTCAATCAAGCTCTAAAAGAGTTCTTGGAATTGTATCGTTATCAAGATCCTCCCTATCCAACTTCTTTGGACTTTTTAAGACTTTTGGAACCCAAAGTACCTGATTCTCTGAATTATTTAATGACAGATTGGTTTAAAGAGATTACGTTGTACGACTATCGTTTGAAAGAAGCCAGCTATCAAAAATTGGACAATGGTAACTATCAAGTTGATTTTAATATCGAGGCATATAAATTACGTGTGGACTCTATTGGTACTGAAACTAAAATTGATTTTGAAGATTGGGTAGATATTGGAATTTATACCGATGACGAGGAAAAAGAGCTTGTCAAAGTAGAACGTGTTTTGTTTGATGGCAATGATTTACATTTTAGCTTGGTCGTAGACAAAATGCCTGTTAAAGCAGCTATAGATCCCAAACGATTATTAATAGAACGAACCATTTCAGACAATGTAAAATCCGTTGTTCTAAAGGAGTAG
- a CDS encoding ABC transporter ATP-binding protein — protein sequence MSSLKINNLSKTYPNGVKALDNISLEIPNGMFGLLGPNGAGKSSLMRTISSLQEADSGSIFLDDLDVFKNPTDLRKVLGYLPQEFGVYPHITAYQLLDHIATLKGISQKKERKELVDHLLEKVNLSEHKHKKVKGFSGGMKQRVGIAQALIGNPKLIIVDEPTAGLDPGERNRFHNLLASVGEKVIIILSTHIVDDVKELCSNMAIMNKGQLVYQGTPQKGIDELKGKVWRKVIERSQVTDYKSKYYVISDKLIAGNPLIHILDESNPENGFEPITPSIEDVFFSKIKRTNEAY from the coding sequence ATGTCTAGTCTAAAAATTAATAACCTCTCCAAAACTTACCCCAATGGTGTCAAAGCATTGGATAATATATCTTTGGAAATCCCTAATGGAATGTTTGGTCTATTGGGTCCCAATGGTGCAGGGAAATCTTCCTTAATGCGCACCATTTCCTCTTTGCAAGAAGCCGATAGTGGCTCTATTTTTTTAGATGATTTAGATGTCTTTAAAAATCCTACCGATCTACGAAAAGTGCTGGGTTATCTCCCTCAAGAATTTGGAGTATACCCACACATTACAGCCTATCAACTTCTGGATCATATCGCAACCCTCAAAGGTATTAGTCAAAAAAAAGAACGCAAAGAGTTAGTTGACCATTTACTAGAAAAAGTAAACCTAAGCGAACACAAACATAAAAAAGTAAAAGGTTTCTCTGGTGGAATGAAACAACGAGTAGGAATTGCACAAGCATTGATTGGCAACCCTAAGTTAATTATCGTTGATGAGCCAACAGCTGGTCTTGATCCTGGTGAACGCAATCGCTTTCATAACTTGTTAGCTTCTGTCGGCGAGAAAGTCATTATCATTCTCTCAACACATATCGTAGACGATGTCAAAGAACTCTGTTCGAATATGGCCATTATGAACAAAGGACAACTAGTTTACCAAGGGACTCCACAAAAAGGAATTGATGAACTTAAAGGAAAAGTTTGGCGCAAAGTTATTGAACGTAGTCAAGTAACAGACTATAAGAGCAAGTACTATGTCATTTCAGATAAACTCATTGCAGGCAACCCACTTATCCATATTTTAGACGAGTCCAATCCAGAAAATGGCTTTGAACCTATTACTCCTAGTATTGAAGATGTATTTTTCAGCAAAATAAAACGAACCAACGAAGCGTATTAG
- a CDS encoding ADP-ribosylglycohydrolase family protein codes for MNLKSAILGLAVGDALGVPVEFMSRQTLQKNPVKILREYGTHQQPKGTWSDDSTMTFCLMEMLAQGYDLRQLGNHFVNWYRQAYWTPHGVVFDMGNTTRQAILKLEQGIVLPQNAGGKDIQSNGNGSLMRILPLIFYTQNRPIEERWAMTSDVSSLTHGHFIARFACFIYLEYARLLLQGKEKLEAYKAVIIVINNFAQTQNFSQEHLAVFNRILAVSTPLYQLHQKEINSGGYVIDSLEASLWCLLKHNSYSETVLAAVNLGRDTDTTGAITGGLAGIVYGEVGIPITWIAYLARFDDIMDLIERLQSKL; via the coding sequence ATGAACCTAAAATCTGCCATCCTTGGCTTGGCTGTAGGTGACGCACTTGGCGTTCCTGTTGAGTTTATGTCTCGCCAAACACTTCAAAAAAATCCTGTCAAAATCCTACGAGAATACGGCACACATCAACAACCCAAAGGAACATGGTCGGACGATAGTACCATGACCTTTTGTTTGATGGAAATGCTAGCACAAGGATATGACCTTAGACAACTAGGCAATCATTTTGTCAATTGGTATCGACAGGCTTACTGGACACCACACGGCGTTGTTTTTGACATGGGCAACACGACTCGGCAAGCCATTTTGAAATTGGAACAAGGAATCGTTCTACCTCAAAATGCAGGTGGCAAGGATATACAAAGCAATGGGAACGGCTCTTTGATGCGCATTTTACCACTTATCTTTTATACTCAAAATCGTCCCATAGAAGAACGATGGGCAATGACAAGCGATGTATCTTCCTTAACTCATGGGCATTTTATTGCTCGTTTTGCTTGTTTTATTTATTTAGAATACGCTCGATTGCTACTACAAGGCAAAGAAAAACTAGAGGCTTATAAAGCTGTAATTATTGTAATCAATAATTTTGCTCAAACTCAAAACTTCTCTCAAGAACATTTAGCTGTTTTTAATCGAATCCTTGCTGTCTCTACACCTCTTTACCAGTTGCACCAAAAAGAAATCAACTCTGGTGGTTATGTTATAGATAGTCTAGAAGCTAGTTTGTGGTGCTTATTAAAGCATAATAGTTATTCTGAAACCGTTTTGGCAGCAGTCAATCTTGGTCGAGATACCGATACAACAGGCGCTATTACTGGAGGGTTGGCAGGAATCGTATATGGCGAGGTGGGGATACCAATCACATGGATTGCTTATTTGGCTCGTTTTGATGATATAATGGATTTAATTGAGCGTTTGCAGAGTAAATTATGA
- a CDS encoding MotA/TolQ/ExbB proton channel family protein: MHKLGLLALFLGVLGQLIGLTASLRIIESAHGKISRTIIYKGLFISFIPTFLGLIIFILSKVARLYLKWFQKYRIQ; encoded by the coding sequence ATGCACAAATTAGGTTTGCTGGCTTTATTCTTAGGAGTTTTAGGACAATTAATTGGCTTAACTGCAAGTTTGCGCATCATTGAATCTGCTCATGGAAAAATTTCTAGAACGATCATTTACAAAGGGTTATTCATCTCTTTTATTCCTACCTTCTTAGGACTCATTATCTTTATACTTTCAAAAGTGGCTCGCCTTTATTTAAAGTGGTTTCAAAAATATCGTATCCAATAA
- a CDS encoding sensor histidine kinase produces the protein MLNGVKKGQKYSFKEGKKIVVVHIFLWCCVLFFFTQFFKFQTEDFTKIINFSLLLMPVTITTTYATIYHLIPKYLLRKHYWTFLIYSIYLITISACLIALSILGGLVFLSDLNVDEMLPMSKNFMLVFIGVYTIVFIASAFSLERQNQHTITKNQELKNQLLERELKLNAQKLNYLKMQIHPHFLFNTLNTIYGFALQKSDYTAEMILRLSNLLDYLLYQINDAVVELREEVEHIQDYIALEKLRFQDVLNINFEISMNERPTLVAPMLMLPFVENAFKHGAIKNGVFDITIKLQVKGEQIYFAISNSISSDFEDSQVGGIGLKNIRNRLDLLYKDRHLLNFDVNDDCFKVELYLNNDTNEERNYLRKMDFSKFKMDIVF, from the coding sequence ATGCTAAATGGTGTTAAAAAAGGGCAAAAATACTCCTTCAAAGAAGGAAAAAAGATCGTTGTTGTGCATATTTTCTTGTGGTGTTGTGTATTGTTTTTCTTTACGCAATTCTTCAAGTTTCAGACAGAAGATTTTACCAAAATTATTAATTTTTCTCTTTTGTTAATGCCCGTAACCATCACAACAACTTATGCAACCATCTACCACTTAATTCCCAAATATCTACTAAGAAAGCACTATTGGACGTTTCTTATTTACAGTATTTACCTAATTACTATTTCAGCATGTCTGATAGCTTTATCAATATTGGGAGGATTAGTTTTTTTGTCTGACTTAAACGTAGATGAAATGCTTCCTATGTCCAAAAACTTCATGTTGGTTTTTATAGGAGTGTATACCATCGTTTTTATTGCGAGTGCTTTTTCATTAGAACGACAAAATCAGCATACTATTACCAAAAATCAAGAGCTAAAAAATCAATTGCTCGAAAGAGAATTAAAACTCAATGCCCAAAAGCTGAATTATTTAAAAATGCAAATTCATCCACATTTCTTATTCAATACCTTGAATACAATTTATGGGTTTGCGCTACAAAAATCAGACTATACGGCAGAAATGATCCTACGATTGTCCAACTTGTTGGATTACTTGTTGTATCAAATTAATGATGCTGTCGTTGAATTGCGTGAAGAAGTAGAACACATCCAAGATTATATTGCACTAGAGAAACTTCGTTTTCAAGATGTTCTGAATATTAATTTTGAGATTTCCATGAATGAACGTCCGACTTTAGTTGCCCCAATGTTGATGTTGCCCTTTGTTGAAAATGCATTTAAACATGGTGCTATCAAAAATGGTGTTTTTGATATAACGATAAAGCTTCAAGTAAAGGGAGAACAAATTTATTTTGCTATTAGCAATAGTATTAGCAGTGATTTTGAAGATTCTCAAGTAGGAGGAATTGGGCTAAAGAATATTAGAAATCGATTGGATTTGCTATACAAAGATAGGCATCTACTTAATTTTGATGTCAATGACGATTGTTTTAAGGTAGAGTTGTATCTGAACAATGATACGAATGAAGAGAGAAACTATTTAAGGAAAATGGATTTTAGCAAATTTAAAATGGATATTGTGTTCTAA
- a CDS encoding LytTR family DNA-binding domain-containing protein — translation MASRIRSIIVDDEPTARDILNIHLAKIPTIDVVAICKNALEAFEAINTKEVDLIFLDINMPGISGLSFAKTISKDKKIVFTTAYREFALEGFELKAVDYLLKPISFERLLQSIESYVEVSPFVPMSKMEIEPIHRTFIFVRSDRKMVKVVFSEILYIESFGDYLKIHLNNKLITTRQTLSSIEIQLPAKHFIRIHRSFIVNMYAIHSFSNEAIEVNGVFLPISRGYKKETLIRLEATIN, via the coding sequence ATGGCTTCAAGAATAAGATCTATCATTGTTGATGACGAACCGACAGCACGAGATATTTTAAACATTCACTTAGCTAAAATTCCAACAATAGATGTTGTGGCAATTTGTAAAAATGCTTTAGAGGCTTTTGAAGCGATTAATACCAAAGAAGTAGACCTTATATTTTTAGATATTAATATGCCAGGAATATCGGGTTTGTCATTTGCCAAAACGATTTCAAAAGACAAAAAGATAGTTTTTACGACAGCATATCGAGAATTTGCTTTAGAAGGTTTTGAACTAAAAGCTGTTGATTACTTGCTAAAACCGATTTCTTTTGAACGTTTGTTGCAATCGATAGAGAGTTATGTAGAAGTTAGTCCTTTTGTGCCCATGAGTAAGATGGAGATAGAGCCAATTCATCGAACGTTTATTTTTGTTCGTTCTGATCGGAAAATGGTAAAAGTTGTTTTTTCGGAAATCCTTTATATCGAAAGTTTTGGAGATTATTTAAAGATTCATCTTAATAATAAATTAATAACAACCCGTCAAACACTTTCTAGCATTGAAATACAATTACCAGCTAAGCATTTTATAAGAATCCATCGTTCTTTTATTGTGAATATGTATGCCATTCATTCATTTTCTAACGAAGCAATAGAGGTGAATGGTGTCTTTTTACCTATTAGCCGAGGATACAAAAAAGAGACTTTGATTCGTTTGGAAGCAACCATAAACTAA
- a CDS encoding acetyl-CoA C-acyltransferase: MKEVYIVSVARTPIGNLGGILSSVNVIDLGKTAITGAIERAGIDAKEVGEVYMGCVLTANTGQAPAKQAALAAGIPNTVPCTTINKVCSSGMKAMMLGAQSIMLGDNDCVVVGGMESMSQAPHYIPSGRTGIRYGNGQMVDAIVRDGLQDPYDGNMMGVCGEVCAEGKNISKDEQDEYAFASYERARAAYENGWFADEIVPVSVPQRRKDPIIVSRDEEVDNKRITDLASVKKGRAVFKKDGTVSAINASKINDGAAAVVLMSKEKAEALGLKPIAKIRSFADAAQEPVWFTTTPSLAMPKAAQKAGIKLEDADLFEINEAFSVVALANMKELNLDHDKVNVLGGAVSMGHPIGVSGCRIVITLLSALKHKGGKIGVAGICNGGGGASAMVVELV; the protein is encoded by the coding sequence ATGAAAGAAGTATATATTGTATCAGTTGCAAGAACTCCTATTGGAAACTTAGGTGGTATATTGTCTTCTGTTAATGTTATTGATTTGGGAAAAACAGCAATTACAGGTGCTATTGAGCGTGCAGGAATTGATGCCAAAGAAGTAGGTGAAGTGTATATGGGTTGCGTTTTAACAGCCAATACAGGACAAGCTCCTGCCAAGCAAGCTGCTTTAGCTGCTGGTATTCCGAATACAGTACCTTGTACGACCATCAATAAAGTATGTTCTTCTGGAATGAAAGCAATGATGCTAGGTGCTCAATCTATTATGCTGGGTGATAACGATTGTGTTGTTGTAGGAGGAATGGAGAGTATGTCTCAAGCACCACATTATATCCCTTCTGGGCGTACTGGAATTCGTTATGGCAATGGTCAAATGGTAGATGCCATCGTTAGAGATGGTTTGCAAGATCCTTATGATGGCAATATGATGGGTGTTTGTGGAGAGGTTTGTGCTGAAGGTAAAAATATCTCTAAGGATGAGCAAGATGAGTATGCTTTTGCTTCTTATGAGCGTGCTAGAGCTGCTTATGAGAATGGTTGGTTTGCAGACGAAATTGTTCCTGTAAGTGTGCCTCAACGTAGAAAAGATCCTATCATCGTTAGTAGAGATGAAGAGGTAGATAACAAACGTATTACAGACTTAGCTAGCGTCAAGAAAGGTCGTGCGGTCTTCAAAAAAGATGGAACTGTATCGGCTATCAATGCTTCTAAAATCAACGATGGTGCTGCTGCTGTTGTTTTAATGAGCAAAGAAAAAGCTGAAGCATTGGGCTTAAAACCGATTGCTAAGATTAGAAGTTTTGCTGACGCAGCTCAGGAGCCTGTTTGGTTTACAACAACTCCTTCTTTGGCAATGCCTAAGGCTGCTCAAAAAGCAGGCATCAAATTAGAAGATGCTGATTTATTCGAAATCAACGAGGCATTTTCTGTTGTTGCTTTGGCTAATATGAAAGAGTTGAACTTAGACCACGATAAAGTAAATGTGTTGGGCGGAGCTGTTTCTATGGGGCATCCTATTGGTGTTTCTGGTTGTAGAATTGTTATTACATTGCTTTCTGCTCTAAAACACAAAGGTGGAAAAATTGGTGTTGCTGGTATCTGTAATGGTGGCGGTGGTGCTTCTGCTATGGTAGTGGAGCTAGTATAA